In one window of Littorina saxatilis isolate snail1 linkage group LG11, US_GU_Lsax_2.0, whole genome shotgun sequence DNA:
- the LOC138980071 gene encoding uncharacterized protein: MADHEENSETSSVSSLELSCYSSDFEVLNEHDLQPYQFEPELSDAEVEETPDRDDFSESLDRLMSTNWCQCANCAGMGSIRECRCCQEIPEMESLTVSTGVGCITDHPGFRSVCLDHYVLETCYHWYNQQYGRAIQDANEQYRYVAYRMLVRWVWKWLGETSGSPYQLVRLQELENSFLVQMGSTWVIGTHDLPITGRTPYH; encoded by the exons ATGGCAGACCATGAAGAAAACAGTGAAACAAGCAGCGTTTCTTCACTGGAACTATCGTGCTACAGTAGTGATTTTGAGGTTTTGAATGAACACGATCTTCAACCATACCAGTTTGAACCTGAGCTGTCCGATGCTGAGGTTGAGGAAACACCCGACAGAGACGATTTTAGCGAGTCTCTCGATCGTTTGATGTCCACCAACTG gtgtcagTGCGCAAACTGTGCAGGCATGGGCTCAATCCGAGAATGCCGCTGTTGTCAAGAAATTCCAGAAATGGAATCACTGACAGTAAGCACAGGGGTGGGCTGCATCACTGACCACCCTGGCTTCAGATCAGTGTGCTTGGACCACTATGTCTTGGAGACATGCTATCACTGGTACAACCAGCAGTATGGGAGGGCTATACAGGATGCTAATGA gCAGTATCGGTATGTAGCTTACCGCATGCTTGTGCGGTGGGTCTGGAAATGGCTGGGAGAGACATCAGGGTCACCTTACCAGCTTGTGCGGTTGCAAGAATTAGAGAACAGTTTCCTAGTGCAGATGGGCAGTACGTGGGTTATAGggacccacgacctcccgatcacagggcggacgccttaccactag